Proteins from a genomic interval of Plasmodium reichenowi strain SY57 chromosome 13, whole genome shotgun sequence:
- a CDS encoding DEAD box helicase, putative, which produces EPEWVKESVIEKVIEKYKHNIQQDHKIKENNLNILKKYFSFKDDKIALHKNIKISKRKYEQHEPVQKNDNFVLPDNNDEVPSDYSIVDKDKKKQIFICSRTQSQLNQYFQELKKIEKKMGEDFSINMIIIGSRKHLCINEAFLKKHKNINELNDCCKNSKCKYKEIYKEKVAEKWKKKNGKKKRIFYDSSSSSNNSENEDIEKIDNYSLITKLINNKNVDIEDIKDICKNEHIEICPYYLSKENIKNADIILLPYICILNENIRNNLKINIKNNIVIFDESQNIIENINSCNSVSISNHHILFCKIILNEYIKKYKNVLNNNNIIMIRQIIVYCNLLLESFTSIQQNLININKYTLLSKLDVLNLNNISNFLNNSLFCRKIKIFTESLMSKYFKNIKKYLHASFPIFKTSAIYILNEFTQKLIKSNLYDYVCINYNNNYSPTIEYSENNPMNQINHSTHTLNGNNCKHEQNIFSTDCYIDKIKNKKRIMTSHSPTLVDGQKNKLQKGNLNTKQELFLNDWDDRKDQDVNDLLCKRSNCINNTQKCKNKNINISVDNFISDDNFINDDNFINDDTYNNLNIFFEELFVKKRKDLFKEIEVISVSSCSNFQSITKDCSNVILIGGTLYPMEEFLLLFLNYNKNKIKLFSSDYIFKKQNIFARIFSTNLISSDFIDNTYKNRLKKDHLLNLAIYIYIITFNILYGNIIFFPSYNFLNDFYNFLNNEGEYIFNRIKKKKFVFFEKKNDDAIVKNYLNNIENIKNIDPNLRIQNGCILFCVMNGKLSEGINFYDDLCRNVVVVGIPFVKHDNVVDKNLLRLKYYREYTKDIMKTHDKNDTSKILIYDDVHKMCESYETKYAMKIINQCIGRSLRHVNDFSSFFFLDYRFSKKEIFQNLPSFIKTHINDIDNRIYKNYDDTENSYIKIKEHFQDTYLNIKNFYTKQFSSSDFNFKLISEELISNLVKDLDMLKKFHDTKK; this is translated from the exons gAACCTGAATGGGTAAAAGAAAGCGTGATCGAAAAGGTTATAGAAAAATACAAACACAACATACAACAAGACCATAAgataaaagaaaacaatTTAAACATATTGAAGAAGTACTTTTCTTTTAAGGATGATAAAATTGCTCTtcacaaaaatataaagataagtaaaagaaaatatgaacaacATGAGCCAGTCCAGAAAAACGACAACTTTGTTCTTCCAGATAACA atGATGAGGTTCCTAGTGATTATTCTATTGTtgataaagataaaaaaaaacaa atatttatttgtagTAGAACACAGTCCCAGCTAAACCAATACTTTCAAGAGCTAAAAAAgatagaaaaaaaaatgggCGAGGATTTTtcaataaatatgataatcATCGGGAGCAGAAAGCATCTATGCATAAATGag GCGTTCCTTAAGAAgcataaaaatattaacgAATTAAACGACTGTTGTAAGAACAGTAAATGTAAATacaaagaaatatataaagaaaaggTGGCTgaaaaatggaaaaaaaaaaatgggaaaaaaaagagaattttttatgattcTTCTTCtagtagtaataattcagaaaatgaagatattgaaaaaatagaTAATTATAGtttaataacaaaattaataaataacaaGAATGTAGATATAGAAGATATTAAAGACATATGTAAGAATGAACATATTGAAATATGTCCTTATTACTTAAGTAAagagaatataaaaaatgctgatataatattattaccatatatatgtatattaaacgaaaatataagaaataatttaaaaattaatataaaaaataatattgttatatttgatgaatcacaaaatattattgaGAATATTAATAGTTGTAATTCTGTAAGCATATCAAATCATCATATATTGTTttgtaaaataatattaaatgaatatattaaaaaatataaaaatgttttaaataataataatataataatgataagaCAAATTATTGTCTATTGTAATTTACTTTTAGAAAGTTTTACATCTATTCAACAAAATTTAatcaatataaataaatatacattattatcaaaGTTAGAtgtattaaatttaaataatatttcaaattttttaaataattctttGTTTTGTAGGAAAATTAAAATCTTTACAGAATCTTTAATGtctaaatattttaaaaatattaagaaaTATCTACATGCTTCTTTTCCTATTTTTAAAACGAGtgctatatatatattaaatgaatttaCCCAGAAACTTATTAAATCCAATCTATATGATTATGTGtgtattaattataataataattattctCCGACAATAGAATACTCTGAAAATAATCCCATGAATCAAATAAATCATTCGACACACACCCTGAACGGAAACAATTGTAAGCATGAgcaaaatatattttccacCGATTGTTAtattgataaaataaaaaataaaaaaagaattatgACATCACATAGTCCAACCCTTGTCGATGGTcagaaaaataaattacaaAAGGGTAATCTTAACACAAAACAGGAGTTGTTTTTGAATGATTGGGATGATAGGAAGGATCAAGATGTCAACGATCTATTGTGTAAAAGAAGTAATTGTATAAATAACACGcaaaaatgtaaaaataaaaatattaatataagtgttgataattttattagtgatgataattttattaatgatgataattttattaatgaTGATACATACAATAACctgaatatattttttgaagaattatttgtaaaaaagagaaaagatttatttaaagaaatCGAAGTTATAAGTGTTAGCTCTTGTAGTAACTTCCAAAGTATTACAAAAGATTGTAGTAATGTTATATTGATCGGTGGTACCTTATATCCAATGGaagaatttttattactttttttaaattataataaaaataagataaagttattttcttctgattatatttttaaaaaacaaaatatatttgcTCGTATTTTTTCAACAAATTTAATTAGTTCCGATTTTATCgataatacatataaaaatagacTAAAAAAGGATCATTTATTAAACTTAgctatttatatatatattataacatttaatatattatatggtaatataattttcttcCCTTCCtacaattttttaaatgatttttataacttcttaaataatgaaggagaatatatttttaatagaataaaaaaaaaaaaatttgttttctttgaaaaaaaaaatgatgatgccatagtaaaaaattatttgaataatattgaGAATATTAAAAACATAGATCCAAATCTAAGAATACAAAATGGATGTATTCTTTTTTGTGTTATGAATGGCAAATTAAGTGAAGGGATCAATTTTTATGATGATTTATGTAGAAATGTTGTAGTAGTAGGAATTCCTTTTGTAAAACATGACAATGTTGTTGATAAGAATTTATTAAGACTTAAATATTATAGGGAATATACAAAGGATATAATGAAAACTcatgataaaaatgatacctccaaaatattaatat ATGATGATGTTCATAAAATGTGCGAATCGTATGAAACTAAATATGCCatgaaaattattaatcAATGTATAGGAAGAAGTTTAAGACACGTTAACGatttttcatcttttttctttctaGATTATAGATTTTctaaaaaagaaattttcCAGAATCTACcttcttttattaaaacaCACATAAATGATATCGACaatagaatatataaaaattatgatgatacagaaaatagttatataaaaattaaagaacATTTCCAAGACACATATctaaatattaaaaatttttatacaaaACAATTTTCATCCTCtgattttaattttaaGCTAATTAGTGAGGAACTCATATCTAATTTGGTAAAGGACTTAGAcatgttaaaaaaattccacgacacaaaaaaataa
- a CDS encoding hypothetical protein (conserved Plasmodium protein, unknown function), with translation MNEYVKYTTGFYVFDLYKYDTSEEFLKSLQLITHEDIIIISLQNVADQNIRETYESIINKQCNQNKEYVFLHLDYKLEKDLFLLMIKRGLHTYVEDVYYKIIKISTKNMFGKIYKKVMKYYFIDYIQKVINTNNHSIQIKCNKRIDGNNNVSSYFGNEEKRKEFHITLRKDMLLYQMDHRKYFNYLNKCFQHGKDINLKNDVNIKNKNLNKKFNHSFSHQYNMNQYEIFKKKNNLNYEKKKKKIQMKGRYSHDNTFNNNFTYHYNSDTILVGNRKERYAINHNICNMKNKKEIYTHNSNNICDNNNNNICDHNNNNICDNIKKYDRNILHCITLMINNIRFCICFSNFDIYKYIQTKSYYQYIFYKERERKNNLYKDKENNPFYINYMNYNLNLYNIFCKQLYNLFMNKIIFETKKEDMYLFSMDIIIFIGFDKLVLCNINENMKPVKNKSKYNNIKNKYEYISNNSLFLDKNIIIFNKNTHHFLIQKYYKTLTREKKLNLIPIGMKSMCDLYTLIKINIIDDFFLYHKYNKQEQHYSFINHLKSKIKKNKKKNITISVEPNIINLNVINTYEIYHTSFEICYDYKEIEEHNIYTYENSHHNNNNAQLISSPFFFNNNHNTLLCDKKYYEEEKEEPYSSDGKDNVCCVIIGGNKKDKKFDEGENKTFDKKEKKFDKKDKKFDKKDKKFDVPHDYKRIHDPIGEHRNDEIVENNKNHVTNISSNYLTKQGKKYNYLFHLLHMSTRKKKKKKKYIYGTNILKGKEKIHNDFNKKHIYHIQENFDCNGSTHLNYMSDDYNKREYYRETYYKHHNILEEIKKENISKDDIYINKKTTDINDDDLYFSVLCFDAQTKSTMPINLYSFLHLKKNTIFKYLEENIRFKEQAKDVNCKGCMVINNNDNMKRNNNNNNNDNNNDNNDINDNNNDNNNNNNNNNNNNNNVIINHNGYMRSIQNVKNMKKKRKKKIQNNKNTYTFATARYIYLQPYTGIIKKNTRKKIDLNIFIEHILKSQIIKDSFVLIIRIHNFDKDIFLTVKCLIQNNIITSLIHDNLSLLKNKKYIQNRDIHTADMCFSDLDNMKNKKTIKKKYKIKKNKINYSFHHMTNMSLLRYRSNKKIIRFRKNQTENKMDNIIMLHKMDVTNNISHNVNKKTPCQIQNYSLKNYCNSILKSIINNKNTFKYHIKKKKRGSYFLSRNFTKFLFFLFFYIDKKQKILFYNTTNEEIIHDLLYFFNLSNMNYYHLLYSFHYIFQTSKGNPDMCEYNYYSKKRFFDMVKRYIRRNRKDDINSEHDQRDGSKNKVEMKKWFYSRANNNNNNNDNNNNNNNYDNNNNNNNYDNNNNKKKNNNYDNNNNKNNYDNNNKNNNCDNNSNPCYDNAFFIHDKERDMKHLHNDSTVIYNITYLIRKIEKNEKIQNDISIISLLFLCEQFFYIINTNIITSQYLSYIKNIYNNMNIKKKKKMYLIFLILVKNSFTCIYYKNIFLVFISFIKKIFIYFLQLNIQHFYVTVMRQNDLTKNKNKKKIKNDDKIIDDNIYINTFKENNYQHPINYMQAYYPKNNKLKYYFDLFLDSFNFFHNAFLIYVSSFIFSFLDIQIAIDLTHYILFYL, from the exons ATGAATgaatatgtaaaatatacaactggcttttatgtttttgacctatataaatatgatacTAGTGAggaatttttaaaaagtttACAATTAATAACACAtgaagatataataattataag TTTACAAAACGTTGCTGACCAAAACATTAGAGAGACCTATGAAagtattattaataaacaATGTAACCAGAACAAGGAATATGTGTTTCTACATTTAGATTACAAGTTAGAAAAGGATCTCTTTCTTCTTATGATTAAAAGAGGATTACATACTTATGTTGAAGATGTCTATTATAAAATCATAAAGATATCTACTAAAAATATGTttggaaaaatatataaaaaagtgATGAAATATTACTTTATCgattatatacaaaaagtaataaatacaaataatcattctatacaaataaaatgtaataaaagaattgatggtaataataatgtgtCAAGCTATTTTGGAAATGAGGAAAAGAGAAAAGAATTTCATATAACCTTACGTAAAgatatgttattatatcaaATGGATCATAGGAAATATTTCAActatttaaataaatgttTTCAACATGGAAAAGATATAAACCTAAAAAATgatgtaaatataaaaaataaaaatctgaataaaaaattcaatCATTCTTTCTCGCATCAATATAACATGAACCAGTATGaaattttcaaaaaaaagaataatttaaattatgaaaagaaaaaaaaaaaaatacaaatgaaGGGTAGATATTCTCATGATAAcacatttaataataattttacttatcattataatagCGACACAATTCTGGTAGGAAACAGAAAGGAGAGATATGCTATTAATCATAACATATGTAATATgaagaataaaaaagaaatctATACAcataatagtaataatatatgtgataataataataataatatatgtgatcataataataataatatatgtgataatattaaaaaatatgatcGTAATATTTTACACTGCATAACCCTTAtgattaataatattcgcttttgtatttgtttttctaattttgatatatacaaatatattcaaaCAAAAAGttattatcaatatatattttacaaagaaagagaaagaaaaaataatttgtataaagataaagaaaacaatcccttttatattaattacATGAATTACAATTTAAATTTGTACAACATTTTTTGTaaacaattatataatctttttatgaataaaataatttttgagacgaaaaaagaagatatgtatttatttagtatggatataattatcttcattggatttgataaattagttttatgtaatataaatgaaaatatgaaaccagtaaaaaacaaaagtaaatataataacataaaaaataaatatgaatacaTATCTAATAATTCTCTATTCCTCGATAAAAACATTATAAtctttaataaaaatacacaccattttttaatacagaaatattataaaacatTAACAAGggaaaagaaattaaacCTTATACCTATAGGAATGAAATCGATGTGtgatttatatacattaattaagataaatataatcgatgacttttttttatatcataaatataataaacagGAACAACATTATTCGTTCATAAATCATCTaaaatcaaaaataaaaaaaaataaaaaaaaaaatattaccATAAGTGTAGAAccaaatattataaatcttaatgttattaatacatatgaaATTTATCATACCTCTTTTGAAATATGTTATGATTATAAAGAGATAGAagaacataatatatatacatatgaaaactctcatcataataataacaatgCTCAACTTATTTCATctccattttttttcaataataatcataatacATTGTTATgtgataaaaaatattatgaagaagaaaaggAAGAGCCTTATTCATCAGACGGAAAGGATAATGTTTGTTGTGTCATCATCGGgggaaataaaaaggacAAAAAATTTGATGAAGGGGAGAATAAAACATTTgataaaaaggaaaaaaaatttgatAAAAAGGACAAAAAATTTGATAAAAAGGACAAAAAATTTGATGTACCACACGATTACAAAAGAATACATGATCCTATAGGGGAACATAGAAATGATGAAATTGTAGAAAACAACAAAAATCATGTAACAAATATTTCATCTAATTATTTGACAAAACAAGGTAAAAAATACAACTACCTATTCCATCTTCTACATATGAGTActagaaaaaaaaaaaaaaaaaaaaaatatatatatgggACAAATATCTTAAAgggaaaagaaaaaatacataatgattttaacaaaaaacatatatatcacATCCAAGAAAATTTTGATTGTAATGGTTCAACACATTTGAATTATATGAGtgatgattataataaaagggAATATTATAGAgaaacatattataaacatcataatatacttgaagaaataaaaaaagaaaatatatcaaaagatgatatatatattaataaaaaaactacagatataaatgatgatgatttatatttctcAGTATTATGTTTTGATGCTCAAACAAAATCAACTATGCCgattaatttatattcttttcttcacttgaaaaaaaatactatctttaaatatttagaagaaaatatacGCTTTAAGGAACAAGCGAAAGATGTAAATTGTAAAGGGTGTATggtaataaataataatgataatatgaaaaggaataataataacaataataatgataataataatgataataatgatattaatgataacaataatgataacaataataataataataataataataataataataataatgtcATAATTAATCATAATGGTTATATGAGAAGCATACAAAATGTCaagaatatgaaaaaaaagagaaagaaaaaaatacagaataataaaaatacatacacCTTTGCTACAGCgagatatatttatttacaacCATATACCggtattattaaaaagaatactagaaaaaaaatagacttaaatatttttattgaacatattttaaaatcaCAGATAATTAAAGATTCATTTGTATTAATTATTAGAATACATAACTTTGATAaggatatttttttaaccGTCAAGTGTcttatacaaaataatataattactTCTCTTATACATGATAATTTAAgtcttttaaaaaacaaaaaatatatacaaaatagGGATATACATACAGCGGACATGTGTTTCTCTGATTTggataatatgaaaaataagaaaactataaaaaagaaatacaaaataaagaaaaataaaattaattatagCTTTCACCATATGACGAATATGAGTTTATTAAGATATAGAtctaataaaaaaataataagattCCGAAAAAATCAAACAGAAAATAAGATGGACAATATCATTATGCTACATAAAATGGATgtaacaaataatatatcacaTAATGTGAATAAGAAAACGCCATGTCaaatacaaaattattccttaaaaaattattgtaatagtatattaaaaagtataataaataataagaatacgtttaaatatcatattaaaaagaaaaagagaggttcttattttttatccAGAAATTTTAccaaatttttatttttcttattcttttatatagataaaaaacaaaaaatattattttacaatacaacaaatgaagaaataattCATGACCTTTTGTATTTCTTTAACTTAAGtaatatgaattattatcatttactttattcatttcattatatatttcaaacCTCCAAGGGGAACCCTGATATGTGtgaatataattattactCTAAAAAGAGGTTCTTCGATATGGTTAAACGGTATATAAGAAGGAATAGGAAAGATGATATTAACAGTGAACATGATCAAAGGGATGGTAGCAAAAATAAAGTTGAAATGAAGAAATGGTTCTACAGCAGGgctaataataataacaataataatgataataataataataacaataattatgataataataataataataataattatgataataataataataagaagaagaacaataattatgataataataataataagaacaattatgataataataataagaacaataattgtgataataatagtaacCCTTGTTATGATAATGCCTTCTTTATTCATGATAAAGAAAGAGATATGAAACATTTACATAACGATTCCActgttatatataatattacttatttaataagaaagatagaaaagaatgaaaaaattcAAAACGATATATCCATCATATCCTTATTGTTTTTATGTgaacaatttttttatattataaatacaaatataataacatcCCAATATCTtagttatataaaaaatatttataataatatgaatattaagaaaaagaaaaaaatgtatttaatctttttgattttggtaaaaaattcttttacatgtatatattataaaaatatttttttggtatttatatcatttataaagaagatatttatttatttcctacaattaaatattcaacatttttatgtaaCGGTTATGAGACAGAATGATCTTAcgaaaaataaaaataagaaaaaaataaaaaatgatgacaaaataattgatgataatatatacatcaACACATTTAAAGAGAACAATTACCAACATCcaataaattatatgcAAGCATATTATCCAAAGAAtaacaaattaaaatattattttgatttatttcttgattcttttaatttttttcataatgCTTTTCTAATTTATGTTTCctcatttatatttagtTTTCTTGATATTCAAATAGCGATCGATTTAACGCATTacattcttttttatttataa